One genomic segment of Synechocystis sp. LKSZ1 includes these proteins:
- a CDS encoding 50S ribosome-binding GTPase, which translates to MDDDKPLVPSPTPPSPDSGAAWLNHLANLWNTTQSGLHRLLPLDKLAQGLVRGFTVNEDQIAEILAQVRAELPTTEIILIGKPQAGKSSIIRGLTGVSAAIVGQGFRPHTQNIQRYAYPSPDLPLFLFTDTVGLGEANHTTEALLADLEATLQTGGEPARVLVLTLKITDFATDSLHYILSTLRQKYPQIPCLLAVTCLHEVYPSRATEHPAYPPDFPEVQRAWTAIQSSFAPLWDQAVLLDFTLEEDGYEPTFYGLAALRETLASLLPEAEARTIHHLLDGETGKRLGSVYRDVARRYILTFALMAGTLAAIPLPFATMPVLTALQVSLVGLLGQLYGQVLSPSQAGGVVSAIAGGFLAQAVGRELIKFVPGFGTAIAASWAMAYTWSLGEGACVYFGDLMGGKKPDPQKIQNVMKEAFQTAQERFRDPQSKS; encoded by the coding sequence ATGGATGATGACAAACCCCTCGTGCCTTCCCCAACGCCACCGTCACCGGACAGCGGGGCCGCTTGGCTCAACCATTTAGCGAATTTGTGGAATACGACCCAGAGTGGCCTCCATCGGTTACTACCCCTCGATAAACTGGCCCAGGGCCTGGTGCGGGGTTTTACCGTCAACGAAGACCAAATTGCTGAAATTTTGGCCCAGGTCAGGGCCGAACTTCCCACCACCGAAATCATTTTAATTGGCAAACCCCAGGCCGGGAAAAGCTCCATTATCCGCGGTTTGACAGGGGTTTCTGCTGCTATTGTGGGCCAGGGCTTTCGTCCCCACACCCAAAATATCCAGCGCTACGCCTACCCTTCCCCGGATCTTCCCCTCTTTCTCTTTACCGATACCGTGGGTTTAGGGGAGGCGAACCACACCACGGAAGCACTTCTGGCCGACCTAGAAGCCACCCTCCAGACTGGTGGAGAACCGGCCAGGGTACTGGTCTTGACCCTTAAAATTACGGACTTTGCAACGGACAGTCTGCACTATATTCTCAGTACTCTTAGGCAAAAATATCCCCAGATTCCTTGCCTATTGGCCGTGACCTGTCTCCACGAAGTCTATCCCAGCCGAGCAACGGAACATCCTGCCTATCCCCCCGATTTTCCTGAGGTTCAGCGGGCCTGGACAGCGATTCAGTCCAGTTTTGCGCCCCTCTGGGATCAAGCCGTGTTATTGGACTTCACTCTGGAAGAGGACGGCTACGAGCCAACTTTTTATGGCCTAGCGGCCCTGCGGGAAACCTTAGCCAGTTTATTGCCTGAGGCCGAGGCCCGCACCATTCATCACCTTTTAGATGGCGAAACGGGGAAACGCTTGGGCTCTGTGTATCGAGATGTGGCCCGACGCTATATTTTAACTTTTGCTCTTATGGCTGGTACCTTGGCGGCCATTCCCCTGCCCTTTGCCACGATGCCCGTACTCACGGCCCTCCAGGTCTCCCTCGTGGGTCTCCTGGGCCAACTCTACGGCCAGGTGTTAAGTCCCTCCCAAGCGGGGGGCGTGGTCAGTGCCATTGCGGGAGGATTTCTGGCCCAGGCTGTGGGACGAGAACTTATTAAGTTTGTCCCCGGCTTCGGCACGGCGATTGCGGCCTCCTGGGCCATGGCCTATACCTGGTCTTTAGGGGAAGGGGCCTGCGTCTATTTCGGGGATTTGATGGGCGGTAAAAAGCCCGACCCTCAGAAAATTCAGAACGTGATGAAGGAGGCTTTCCAAACGGCCCAGGAACGGTTTCGTGATCCCCAAAGCAAATCTTGA
- a CDS encoding sulfate ABC transporter substrate-binding protein, translating to MKIKALYPVGLLAVTAGVATPLVTQSAFSQQKGKDVEITLVSYAVTRSAYEKIIPKFAAKWEKEKGQKVTFKQSYGGSGSQTRAVIDGLEADVVQLALESDVDRIQKAGLINPGWQKEAPNNGIVTKSVVALVTRPGNPKKIKDWRDLGRDDVKTITANPKTSGVARWNFIGLWGSVTQTGGSEAKAREFTTKVYNNVPVLPKDAREASDTFYKQNQGDVLLNYENEVLLAKSKGETEPFIVPPVNISIDAPVAVVDKVANKRGTQEVATAFVKYLYTPEAQEEFAKAGFRPVNATVASKYASKFPKVPKLYTISAFGGWDKVQDKFFKDGGIFDQVFKAK from the coding sequence ATGAAGATTAAAGCCCTATACCCCGTGGGCCTACTGGCCGTTACGGCAGGCGTTGCAACACCCTTGGTTACCCAGTCTGCCTTCAGTCAACAGAAAGGCAAGGATGTGGAAATTACCCTGGTTTCCTATGCGGTCACCCGGAGTGCCTACGAAAAAATCATTCCCAAATTCGCCGCTAAATGGGAAAAAGAGAAAGGCCAGAAAGTGACCTTTAAACAGAGCTATGGGGGGTCTGGTTCCCAAACCCGAGCCGTCATTGATGGTCTAGAAGCGGATGTCGTGCAATTGGCCCTAGAATCCGACGTCGATAGAATCCAAAAAGCCGGCCTAATCAATCCCGGTTGGCAAAAGGAAGCTCCCAACAATGGCATTGTGACGAAATCTGTCGTTGCGCTGGTAACTCGGCCCGGCAATCCCAAAAAAATTAAGGACTGGCGTGACCTGGGTCGCGATGATGTCAAGACAATTACAGCCAACCCCAAAACCTCAGGGGTAGCCCGCTGGAACTTTATAGGCCTGTGGGGCTCTGTAACCCAAACCGGTGGCAGTGAAGCTAAGGCCAGAGAATTCACGACCAAGGTTTATAACAATGTTCCGGTTCTGCCCAAGGATGCCCGAGAAGCGTCGGATACTTTCTATAAGCAAAACCAAGGGGATGTCCTGCTCAACTACGAAAATGAAGTTCTGCTGGCTAAATCCAAGGGAGAAACGGAACCCTTCATTGTCCCGCCGGTGAATATTTCCATTGATGCCCCCGTAGCTGTTGTGGATAAGGTAGCCAATAAACGGGGTACCCAGGAAGTAGCGACGGCTTTTGTGAAATACCTCTACACCCCCGAGGCCCAGGAAGAATTCGCCAAGGCGGGCTTCCGGCCGGTTAATGCAACGGTGGCCAGCAAATATGCCAGCAAATTCCCCAAAGTACCCAAGCTCTACACCATTTCTGCCTTTGGCGGTTGGGATAAGGTGCAGGACAAGTTCTTTAAAGACGGTGGTATTTTCGACCAAGTCTTTAAAGCCAAATAG
- a CDS encoding DUF3318 domain-containing protein, whose product MTSYASATARAEMSELRRLKSLLPPELQSWVMVEGSTEVNPPLIRSEELGRDEIEIQIDLPKWENLAIDQRNLLFWHEVARIQNDTIPREGWEMAALAIGLGGAVGELWVQDGLLLLLALGLCGISGYRLWQKNNGDKKLKEAIEADEKAISLATRFGYTLPNAYKSLGSAFKSLIEQTPNRRQRKQYESRLQALRQSAAKMKAKTQQSQVR is encoded by the coding sequence ATGACATCCTACGCATCTGCTACTGCCCGGGCCGAAATGAGTGAACTTCGGCGTTTAAAAAGTTTGTTACCCCCGGAACTCCAGAGTTGGGTCATGGTAGAGGGAAGTACGGAAGTCAATCCGCCCCTGATTCGCTCGGAAGAGTTGGGCCGGGATGAAATCGAGATTCAGATCGACTTACCGAAATGGGAAAATCTGGCCATCGACCAACGCAATCTACTCTTTTGGCATGAAGTAGCCCGCATTCAAAACGATACGATCCCCCGAGAAGGATGGGAAATGGCGGCCCTGGCCATTGGTCTTGGTGGAGCCGTCGGGGAACTTTGGGTACAGGATGGCCTGCTTCTGCTCCTGGCCCTGGGCCTGTGTGGCATTTCCGGTTATCGGCTCTGGCAGAAAAATAATGGGGATAAAAAGCTCAAGGAAGCCATTGAGGCCGACGAAAAAGCCATTAGCCTGGCAACCCGCTTTGGCTATACCCTCCCCAACGCCTATAAAAGTCTCGGCAGTGCCTTTAAATCGCTAATCGAACAAACACCAAACCGTCGTCAGCGCAAACAATACGAATCTCGTCTCCAGGCCCTGCGCCAGAGTGCTGCCAAGATGAAGGCCAAAACGCAACAGAGCCAAGTTCGTTAG
- a CDS encoding Crp/Fnr family transcriptional regulator, which translates to MAKRTSSPTPTLLSQLIHQTHLFRDFSEDWLAGYLSPEALKLEKLFSNRPVYTAFLPEQFHDFLYVILDEGLVITRSTPLDRIIAINYAGSCFGFRSLPFSYGQASRAFPCLVEAYKTTHVLKIPLEQVQRLYEDHELFRERYRFIFELSQKFEYHLLNCSAYPPQAVATLLRALIYQERELGNQPDAKGIYHFDLPIDVIARACQLNQRTVEQVLKGMQQMEFIKLCKEEGDDLIQVLAPEALKEVYSATREKVSWWPLR; encoded by the coding sequence ATGGCAAAGCGAACTTCTTCCCCCACTCCGACGCTCCTTTCTCAGCTGATTCACCAGACGCATCTTTTTCGGGATTTCTCTGAGGATTGGCTTGCTGGCTACCTGTCACCGGAGGCCCTGAAGCTGGAAAAACTGTTTTCTAACCGCCCGGTCTACACGGCATTTTTGCCAGAGCAGTTCCATGATTTTCTCTACGTCATCCTGGACGAGGGCCTGGTGATTACCCGCAGTACCCCCCTCGACCGCATCATTGCCATCAATTACGCCGGCAGTTGTTTTGGCTTTCGCTCGTTACCGTTTAGTTATGGCCAGGCCAGTCGGGCCTTTCCCTGCTTGGTCGAGGCCTATAAGACAACCCATGTGCTCAAGATTCCCTTAGAGCAGGTTCAACGTCTCTACGAAGACCATGAGCTTTTTCGGGAGCGCTATCGCTTTATTTTTGAATTGAGCCAAAAATTTGAATATCATCTGCTCAATTGCAGTGCCTATCCTCCCCAGGCCGTCGCAACACTCCTGCGGGCCTTGATCTACCAGGAACGCGAGCTAGGGAATCAGCCCGATGCCAAGGGGATTTATCATTTTGATCTGCCCATTGATGTGATCGCCCGTGCCTGTCAATTGAATCAGCGGACAGTGGAGCAGGTTTTGAAGGGCATGCAACAGATGGAATTTATTAAATTGTGTAAGGAAGAAGGAGACGACCTGATCCAGGTATTGGCCCCGGAGGCCCTGAAGGAAGTTTATAGTGCAACCCGAGAAAAAGTATCTTGGTGGCCCCTCCGCTAG